The Anaerobaca lacustris sequence ATCACCCTGCCGCTCTTCGATCGGACCATCCGCCCGAACATCGAGGTGCAGTCGGCCCTTCAGGAGCAGGCCCTGATCCGGTACGAGGCGGCCGTTCTGACGTGCCTGGAAGAAGTCGAGAATGCCCTGGTCGCCTACGGTCAGGAGTTACAGCGACGAGAGAACCTGCGAGAGGCAATGGAGGCGGCCCAGTCCGCGGCGACGCTGGCGCAGTACAAGTATCAGGCGGGCCTGACCGATTTCGGCAACGTGCTGGAGGCGGAGCGTTCGCTGCTGTCGTTCCAGGACCAGTTGCGTCAGAGCGACGGGGCCGTGACATCGAACGTGATCCGCCTGTACAAGGCCCTCGGCGGCGGATGGACCCCGATGACAGCGGTCGCGGCGACACAAGGGCCGGCCGAACCACTCTAACATCTGGAGACCCCATATGAGTGCGAAATCGCATGCACCATCGGACATTGCCAAGACCCTCGGCGTAGACCACACCGCCAAGCGCGGCCGACACCTGAAGCGCTGGGTCATTATCATCCTGTTGGCCGTAGCGGCGCTGGCGTTCCTGGCCATGCGAAAAGGCTCCGGCCAGACGATGCAGTACGAGACACAGCAGGCCCGCCGAGGCGATCTGGTCGTCCTCGTGACTGCCACCGGGACGCTGGAGCCGACCAACCAGGTTGAGGTGGGCAGCGAGATCTCCGGCATCGCCAAGAGCGTCGAGGCCGACTACAACGACGAGGTCAAGGTCGGCCATGTGCTGGCCCGGCTCGACACGTCCAAGCTCGATGCGCAGGAGACGCAGCACAAGGCCGCCCTGGAAGCCGCCAAGGCCAGGGTCCTGCAGGCCCAGGCGACGCTTCGCGAGACCACCAACAAACTCGCCCAGCTTCAGCGCGTGCGGGAGCTGAGCGATGGCAAGGTGCCCTCGCAGACCGAACTCGATGCGGCCGAAGCGGCGTTCGAACGGGCCAAGGCCGACGACGCCAATGTCAAGGCGGCGGTCGCCCAGGCCCAGGCCACCCTCGAAGCGACGCAGACGGACATCGCCAAGGCGGTCATCCGCTCGCCGATCAACGGGGTCGTGCTGACCCGCAGCATCGAGCCGGGCCAGACCGTGGCGGCCGCGTTCCAGGCCCCGGTCCTGTTCACGCTGGCCGAAGACCTGACGCAGATGGAGCTGCGCGTCAACGTCGACGAGGCGGACATCGGGCAGGTGAAGGAAGGCCAGGACGCCGAGTTCACCGTGGCCGCCTACCTCGACCGGATCTTCCAGGCCCGGATCGTGCAGACCCGCTTCGGGCCCAAGACCGTGGACGGCGTGGTCACCTACGAGACCGTGCTGAAAGTGGACAACGCGGACCTGTCGCTGCGTCCCGGCATGACCGCGACCGCGAACATCACGGTCCAGCAGGTGGCCGACGCGCTGCTGATCCCCAACTCCGCGCTGCGTTTCTCGCCACCGGTCCAGGAGCAGACACGGCGTCGCGGTCTGGCTATGCTGCTGCCCGGTCCCCCTCGGCAGGCTTCGTCGGGGGAGATCGTGGATACGAGCAAACGGCAGCAGACCGTGTGGGTCTTGCAGGACGGCCGGCCCGTGGCGGTGCCCGTGACCATCGGGGCCTCGGACGGGATCATGACGCAAATCGTCTCGGGCGAAATCCAGCCGGATACACCTCTGATCGTCGATACAATGAGCGCAGGGAGATAAGCATGGTCGCCTCTACTCAAACGAATGGCACGCCCCTGATCGAGCTCCAGGGCGTCACCAAGGTCTATGGCGAGGGCCAGGCGGCCATGCGGGCCCTGGCCGGGATCGATCTGCGAATCGAGCAAGGCGACTTCGTAGCGATCATGGGTCACAGCGGCTCGGGCAAGTCCACCTGCCTGAATATCCTCGGATGTCTGGATTCGCCCACCGGCGGGTCCTATCGCTTCCAGGGCGTCGAGGTCTCGCAACTGACCCGCGACCAGCGGGCGAAGCTGCGCCGCTACTACCTGGGGTTCGTTTTCCAGGGCTACAACCTCCTGAAGCGCACCACGGCGATCGAGAATGTCGAACTGCCGTTGATCTATCGCGGCGTGCCGGCGCGAGAACGCCATCAGATCGCGCGTCGGACCCTGGCGGCGGTCGGGCTGGAAGGCTGGGAATCGCACAGCCCCAGCGAGCTGTCCGGCGGCCAGCAGCAGCGCGTGGCCATTGCCCGCGCGATCATTGCCGATCCATCGGTCCTCATGGCCGACGAGCCCACGGGCAACCTGGACACCGCCCGCAGCGAGGAAATCATGGACCTTCTGTGTCGGCTGAATCGCGAGGCCGGCATCACCATCGTCATGGTCACGCACGAAGCGGACATGGCCGAGTACGCCAGGCGAATCGTTCACTTCAAGGACGGCCGGATCGAGTCGGACAAGCAGAATGGGAGGACGAACTGATGCTCTGGAATACGCTGCTGCTGGCCCTGCGAGAGATCCGACGCAACGTCATGCGGTCCTTCCTGACGGTGCTGGGCATCGTCATCGGCGTGGCTTCCGTGATCACCATGGTGACCTTGGGCAACGGCGCCACCCAACACGTGACCACCCAGATCGCCAGTATGGGCAGCAACCTCCTGATGGTCACGCCGGGCCGACGCATGGGCCCGGGCCAACAGGGCATGGCGCCCGCCTTCAAGGGCGAGGATGCCCAGGCCATCGCCCGCGAGATCGGGTCGGTCTCGGCGGTAGCACCCGTATCCACGGGAGCGGCCACCGCCATCTTCGGCAACGAGAACTGGTCCACCTCGGTCACGGGGACCACCAGTGAGTTCATCGCTCTGCGCAACATGGCTCTCGATAGTGGACGCAACTTCACCACCAGCGAAGCGCATGCGGGCGCCGCCGTCTGCATCGTGGGCCAGACCGTCCGAGAGAAGCTCTTCGGCAGTCAGGATCCCGTCGGCCAGCGGATCCGCCTGGGCTCCCTGTCGTTTCAGGTCATCGGTCTTCTGGCGGCCAAGGGCCAGAGCATGGGCCAGGACCAGGACGACCTCGTCATCGTGCCCTTGCGCACCTTCCAGCGGCGGATCTCGGGCAACCAGGACGTCCGCCTGATCCAGGTCTCCGTCCGCGACGGCGCCTCGACGGAGAAGGCACAACAGGACATTCGACTGCTTCTGCGGGACCGTCGCCGACTGGCCGCAGGCGAGGAAGACAACTTCCAGGTGATGGACACCAAGGAAATCAGCACGATGCTCACCGGGGCAACACAGGTGCTCACCGGCCTGCTCGGCGCCGTCGCCGCCGTCAGTCTGGTGGTCGGCGGGATCGGCATTATGAACATCATGCTCGTCTCCGTCACCGAGCGGACGCGCGAGATCGGCACCCGGTTGGCCATCGGCGCGATGGAGCGCGAGGTGCTCTTGCAGTTCCTGGTCGAGGCGGTGGCGCTGTCGTCGCTGGGCGGACTGTTCGGAATCCTGCTGGGCCTGGGTGCGTCGTTCGGCCTCAAGAGCGTCCTGCAGGTCCCCTTCGTTTTCGATCCGGGCATCGCGATCATCGCCTTTTTGTTCTCGGCGGCGGTGGGTGTGGTCTTCGGCTACTTCCCCGCCCTCAAGGCCGCCCGTCTCGATCCCATCGACGCCCTGCGCCACGAATGACGGTGTCGCACCGGTGCATCGGGTTTGTGCGGGGTGTTGCCGGGCTCTAAAACGCCTCCTTTGTGGAAGGCATATCGAGAACCTCTGAACTCTCTCGGTCTTCGGTACGATAGATATAGCGGGCAGAGAACATGCCCACGCGTGAATGGAATCCGTGGGAAGGACACAGTGCGATGACGGACGAGGCCAAGACACGTGACAATTCGAGTTTGCCGGACAAGGGAGCCATTGAAGCCGGAAAGGTCATCACCGCCGGTCTGCTCAAACACGTCCCCGCGATCGTTGAATCGTGCGGAGCGACCGCCTTGTTCGTTTATGTCGATGCTCTGGATGATCCGCGACTTGACCTGGATCTTCCCGTGAAGGCCAAGGTTTTCTATGTGAGCAAGGAGCGAACCGACGAGGCCGCCTCAGAGTGCTTGCACTGCCTGCGTGTGCCCGACGTGCCACTGACCCGCATCGGGCGGGTGAAGATCGCCATCTTCCTGGCCCTTTCCAGGGGGTTGGTCAAGCACAAGGATCGCATCGTGTTTCTTTCGGGACTTGCGGCGAGCAAGACGCTCGATACGGTCATCGTCACGGAGGTGGGACGGGAGTATGAGTTCTTCTCCTCGGGCATGGATCTCACGGACGCCCCCCCAAAAGTGTTGCCCGAGGTCATCGAACGGGTGATCGATATCGCTTCGGAATTGGGCAGCGAGGGGCGAGAGGGCAAGGGGGTCGGCGCCATGTTTGTCGTCGGGGATACCGACTGTGTGATCCCCTTGACGCGTCAGCTCGTGCTCAACCCCTTCAAGGGCTATCTTCCGAGCGAGCGGAACATTCTTGACTATTCGCTGGAGGAGACCGTCAAGGAACTGGCTACCCTGGACGGGGCGTTCATCGTGCGGGGCGACGGAGTGATCGAGACCTGCGGCGCCTACGTCCGGACGGCCAGCCAGGAGGAGTTCGAACTGCCGCGCGGGTTGGGTTCGCGCCATCACGCCGCGGCGGCCATCACGGCCGTGACGGGCTCCCTGGCCGTAACGGTCAGCGAATCGACAGGGTCCGTCACCATCTTTCGGGCCGGACGGATCATCACCGAGATCGAGAAACCTCGGAGCACGGGCCAGAAACGCATGCTCTCCCTCATTCGCCATCGCAAGGCGAAGAAGACCTCCACGGATTCGTAGTCGGTCGCGGCGGGTTCGAGGCCTGAGGCCGGCGTGGTCCTATATTCTGCGGCTTGGCGTGTGATCCTCGCGTCATCTGGACCGTTCTGTGCTGTATTGCTTCGCCACAAAACACTGTCATACAAAGACTTAAAACCTGCGGCATTCCGCGTCAGTCTAAATGTGACAGAAATAACAACAAATGCCTTGACCTGTGCTTATGTCTTGCAGATAATGTCGCATGTTGTCTCATGTGGTGGTTAATATAGAACGTGTGCCTCGGTAGCGTGTGAGGCGGATAGCACAAACTCTTCGCATCCGGGTTGAAAGCTATGGCCAATAGAAGCTGCATCATCAGGCTGTCCAGGTACAAGAATGCGCTGAACCGGTTGAAGACGCTGAACTTCGTACGTGTGTTCTCCGACAATCTTGCCGATGCGGCGGGGGTGACAGCGGCGCAAGTCCGCAAGGATTTCTCGCTTTTTGGCATTACGGGGAACCGTCGCGGCGGGTATAAGGTGGATGAGTTGAGCGACCAGCTCAACAAGATCCTGGGCAAGGACCAGCTCCAGGAGGTGGTCGTCATCGGCATGGGCAATATCGGCAAGGCTCTGTTCCACTATGGGGGGCTGGAGAAGAGCGGCATCAAAGTCGCCGCCGGCTTCGACATCGATCCGGTCAAGTTCGACAGAGACTCGTCTCAGCCTGTGTTGCCTCTGGAAGGCCTGGTCGATTTCGTCCGGGGTCACAACATCGTGCTGGGCGTCATCGCGGTGCCCGACTATGCGGCCCAGCAGGTCCTGGAGTTGATGCTGTCGGCCGGGATCCGGGGCGTGCTCAACTTCGCGCCGATCTGCCTGAAGGCGCCGGAAGGATGTATCGTCAACAACATCAATCTCGAGAGCGAGTTGGAAAACCTGATCTACTTCGTCAACGCCTTGGAAGACGGGAAATGACCCGATGCTGCCTCCGGTCTCCATCAAAACAAGGATCTTGATCTCATTCTTCGTCGTGGTTCTGACGCTTTCGGTGTCGATCGCGCTGCTCGGATACTACGTGATCGAGCACGACATCTTCAGACGAACCGAGCGAAAGGTGCTCAACGATTTGAAGGTCGCTCGGATGGTCTATACGGGCGAGATCGACCGAATCGGCCAGGGTCTGCGGCTGGTGCCTCCTGATGGAGATCTTGAGGAACTGCGGCATCGGCTCGATCTGCACTACCTGCGGTATGTCCCGGCGGCGGCGTTCGCGAGCCTCCGCAGCGATCTGGCGCGGCTTGCGGCGGCGGATGGACGGGCCCGGGGAGGGACCCGAAGGATGTCGCCCGAGGAGCTGGACTTGCTGCCGGGTGACTTCGCGGGCAAGCGTCGCATTCAGATCAAGGCCACCCCGATGGCCGGGCCCACGGAGCGGGAGGTCCTCGATTACGTCATGGCCAAGGAATATGTGGTGCCGGTGACAGGCGAGGCGGGTCGGGTTGACGGTGTCCTCTACGGCGGGCGCATCGTCAATCGCGACTACACGTTCGTCGACCGCATCCGCGACCTGGTCTACAGCAGGGAGCTGTACCGGGGCAAACCGGTCGGCACCGTGACCATCTTCCAGGACGATGTCAGGATCTCGACGAATGTGCTCGACGAAAACGGGCAGCGGGCGATCGGAACGAGGGTTTCGGCGCAGGTTTATGAGAAGGTGGTCAAGGAAGGACAGGTCTGGCATGACAGGGCATTTGTCGTGACGGACTGGTACAAAACGGCGTACGAGCCGATCAGGGACATCGAAGGCGAGGTCATCGGCATTCTCTATGTTGGTACGCTGGAGCAGCCGTTCAGCGACACGGCCCGCCAGATCCTGCTGATCTTCCTGGCCGCCGTTGGGGCGGCGACCGTCATTGCGGTGCTGTTCTCGTTCGTCCTGGCCGGTGCGCTGTCGAAGCCCCTGACACAGGTGGTCCACGCCAGCGAGTGCCTGGCCTCGGGCGACTGGGGCTGCCAGGTGAATGCGAACACCTCGATCAAGGATATCAACAGCATGGCCGAGGCCTTCAATGCGATGGCCATCGGCTTGAAGGAACGCCAGGAGAGCCTGCGGGTTTCCAACGAGAAACTGGCGGCGATGAACAAGAGCTACGTGGACCTCATCGGGTTCGTCGCCCACGAACTGAAGGGGATCCTGGCCTCGGCGGTGATGAACGCCTACGCCGTGCGCGATGGCTATCTCGGCATGGTCAATTTCAAACAGCGCAAGGCCCTCGATTCGGTCGCACGGAACCTGGATTACCTCGATGCGACCGTCAAGAAGTTCCTGAACCTCGGGCGGGTCGAGCGAGGCGAGCTCGAAGTGCACAAGACGACGCTCAATCTGAAGAAGGACGTGTTCGACGCTTCGATGCATTCGCTGGCGGCGATTTCTCTGCGTAAGAAGCTGGATATCTCGAACGAGATCGACCCGAGTCTGGACGTTCAGGCCGACGCCGACCTGATGCAGATCGTGGCCAACAATCTCGTGAGCAACGCGATCAAATACAGTCCCGACGCCGGGCGGATCAGCGTGACGGCGCGGCCGATCAACGGCAAGGTCGAAGTCGACGTGTACAACGATTCGACGCCCATCAGCGAGGAACAAAGGGCCCGGCTGTTCCAGAAGTTCTCGCGGCTGGACAGCCCGGAAACCAAGAAAGTCAAAGGCACCGGATTGGGCCTGTACATCACCAAGCAGATTATCGAGCGGCACGGCGGCAGCATCCGGGTCGAGCCTCGAGAACACGGCAACTCGTTCGTTTTTCAGATCGAAAGGAACTGACACAATGCCGACTCCATTGGACCTCATCAAGAAGAAACGGGCCGAAGCGGTCAGTCGGATCATCGGCAAGGGGTATCTCTCGACCAAGCGCGTCTACATCGGGATGGCCACGTGCGAGATCGCGGCCGGATCCAAGGACGTCATGGAGGTCTTCCAGAAGGCGATCAGTCTCGGATTGACGGACGTTTACCTCAGCCAGAAGGGCTGCGCCGGGCGATGCAACCTCGAACCAACCGTCGAGGTGATCGAATCGGGCAAGAGTCCCGTCAAGTACGGCAAGGTGGACAAGGACAGGGCGATCCAGATCATCGAACGACACCTCAAGAACGGCCAGGTCATTCAAGAGTGGGTCATTGACTAAGTACGAAGGGAACCTGCGGTGGCTACAACCTACGGAATCATTGTGTGTGACGGCACTCCGTGCATCAACAGCGGGGCGCGAACGCTGACCTCGGCGTTGCAGGAGCAACTGGACCGGCACGGCCTGCGCGATCGGGTGACCATCAGCCTGTCGGGCTGTCTGGGGATGTGCGACAAGGGCCCGATCCTGGTGGTCAATCCGGGCTATACGATCTACGGCCACGTGACCGAAGCGGATATCCCCGAAATCATCGAGGAGCATCTGGTGCACGGCCGACCCCTGGCGCGACTGGCGATCCAGGAGGACCATCTGTACAACCGTTTCTTTCGCGTGTTCGGGGACGAGAAGTTCTTCGGCAAGCAGATGCGCATTGCGCTTCGCAACTGCGGGATCATCGACCCGGAGAACATCGACGACTACCTTTCGCTTCGCGGCTTCGAGGCGCTGGCCAAGGCGCTCACGGAACTGACGCCGGAGCAGGTGGTGGCGGAGGTCGAGAAGTCCGGCCTGCGGGGTCGCGGCGGCGCCGGCTTTCCGACCGGATTGAAGTGGAAGTTCACCGCCGCACAGAAGGCCACGCCCAAGTACGTCATCTGCAACGCCGACGAAGGCGACCCGGGCGCCTTCATGGACCGCAGCGCCATCGAGGGCGATCCGCATACGGTCGTTGAAGGCATGGTCATCGGCGGCTATGCCGTCGGCGCCAGCAAAGGGATCGTGTATATCCGAGCCGAGTATCCCCTGGCGATCCGACGCATCACCAAAGCGGTCGAGGATGCCCGAGCCCACGGTCTGCTCGGCGAGAACATCCTGGGTTCGGACTTCTCGTTCGACATCGAGATCCGGCTCGGCGCCGGCGCCTTCGTCTGCGGCGAAGAAACCGCGTTGATTCACTCGATCGAAGGGGCGCGCGGCATGCCTCGTCCCCGCCCGCCATATCCGTCGGTCCAGGGCCTTTTCGGCCGGCCGACGCTTATCAACAACGTCGAGACGTGGGCCAATATCCCCGTCATTCTCCTCGACGGCGCCAACTGGTTCCGTACGGTTGGGACCGAGAACAGCAAGGGGACGAAAGTCTTCGCGCTGGCGGGCAAGGTTGTCAATACGGGCCTGATCGAGGTGCCGATGGGCACGACGCTGCGCGAGATCATCTACGAGGTGGGAGGGGGCATCCCTGACGGCAAGAAGTTCAAGGCCGTTCAGACGGGCGGTCCGTCCGGCGGCTGTTTGCCCGAGGGGTATCTCGACACGTCCATCGACTACGATTCGCTGGCGCGGGCCGGCTCGATCATGGGCTCCGGCGGCATGATCGTCATCGACGAAGACTCGTGCATGGTCGATATCGCGAAGTTCTTTCTCGAGTTCACGCAGAACGAATCGTGCGGCAAGTGCACGCCGTGCCGCGAAGGCACCAAACGAATGCTCGAGATCCTCACGCGGATCACCGAGGGCCAGGGCCGCCCCGGCGACGTCGAGAAGCTCGAACGGTTGGGAGACACCATCCAGAAGGCGTCGCTCTGCGGGCTGGGCCAGTCGGCGCCGAATCCGGTCCTGAGTACGATCAAGAACTTCCGCGAGGAATACGAAGAGCACATCCACGAGAAGCGATGCCGCGCCAGGGCCTGCACGAACCTCGTGACCTATCAGATCACCGAGAAGTGCGTCGGCTGCGGCGCCTGCCGAAGGGTGTGCCCGGTGGCAGCCATCACCGGCGCGGCGAAGAAGCTGCACGTCATCGATCAGGACAAATGCGTCAAGTGCGGGATGTGCTTCAACACCTGCAAGTTTGACGCCATTGCGAAGGTTTGAGGATTCCACATGGACAACAGCAAGATCACCATCACGATCAACAATCAGCCGTACAAGGTCGATCCGGGGCAGACGGTGATGCAGGCGGCCGATCAGTGCGGATACCGCATCCCCCGCTTGTGCTATCATCCCAAGCTGTCGATCGAAGGGGCGTGTCGCGTTTGCATCGTCCAGATCGAGGGCGTCCGGAACTATGTGGCGTCCTGCGCCTATCCTGTGGCGGACGGCATGAAGGTCCACACCAACACCAAGGAACTGCGCCGGGCCCGACGGGACATCGTCGAGCTGCTGCTCGACAACCATCCGATGGACTGCCACACCTGCGACCGGGACAGCAACTGCGAATTGCAGCGACTGGCCTACTCGATGGGCATTCGCCAGCGGCATTTTGAAGGGGAGCGCAAACACTACGAGATCGACCTGTCCTCGACCAGTGTCGTTCGCAACCCGGACAAATGCATCCTTTGCGGGCGCTGCGTCCGCATGTGCTCGGAAATCCAAGGCGTCCACTGCCTGACGCAGGCCCATCGGGGGTTCAATACGGTCGTCATGCCGGCCTACAATCTGCCGTTTGCCGAGACCGTGTGCACAACCTGCGGCCAGTGCATCAACGTCTGCCCGACGGCCTCGTTTGTGGAGAAGAACTACACCCAGGACCTGTTCGAGAAGCTCAACGATCCGGACCTGATCACGGTTGCACAGGTTGCGCCGTCGGTTCGCGCCGCCATCGGCGAAGGTTTCGGCCTGCCGCCCGGACGCAACATGGAGGGCCAGATCGCCGCAACGCTGCGGCACATGGGCTTCAACTACGTTTTCGACACGCAATTCTCGGCCGATCTGACCATCATGGAGGAAGCCAGCGAATTCCTCGAACGCGTTCAGTCCAAGGGCCCGCTGCCCCTGATCACCTCGTGCTCCAGCGCCTGGATGAAGTACTTGGAGCAGTTCTATCCCGACCTGATCGAGAACATCTCGACGGCCAAGTCGCCGATGTCGATGGCCTCGGCGATGATCAAGACGTACTTTGCCGAGAAGATCAAGGTCGATCCGCAGAAGATCCTCAGCGTGGCGTTCATGTGCTGCACGGCCAAGAAGTACGAGGCGGCCCGGCCGGAGCTGGACGTGCGCGGGATGCGGGCGACCGACATCGTCATCACCACGCGCGAGCTGGCCTGGATGGCCAAATCGGCCGGCATCGACTTCGTCAACATCAAGCCGGAGAAGTTCGACGAGCCGCTGGGACTCTCCTCCGGCGCCGGCGCCATCTTCGGCGTCACCGGCGGCGTGATGGAGGCCGCGATTCGTACGGCCTACGAACTCTGTACCGGCGAAACGCTGATCGACATCGAGTTGAACGATATTCGCGGCTTCAAAGGCATCAAGGAGGCCAAGGTCGTCCTCGACGGCCAGGAACTGCGCATCGCCGTCGCGCATGGGCTGGGCAACGCCCACGAGGTGCTCGAGATGGTTCGCAAGGACCGCAGCCGGTTCCACTTCGTCGAGGTGATGGGATGCCCCGGCGGGTGCATCGGCGGCGGCGGCCAGCCCTATGCGACCGCCAACTCGATTCCGTTGGATGAGGAATGCCTCAGACTGCGCGCCCAAGCACTCTACGGCCTGGATCGCGAGAAGACGATTCGTCGCAGCCATGAGAACCCGGACGTGCAGCGGCTGTACCGGGAATTCCTGGGGCGGCCGCTCAGCGAGAAGTCGCACGAGTTGCTCCACACGCATTACAAGGCGCACCTGCCGAAGGGGATCGTCTCGCCCAATCTCAAGGTGGTCTAAGGGGGTGGTTTTGTGACGACAGTTGCATTCAACAACAACACAACGGCCAGCGTGGCCGATTGGATCAAAGACCGGATCAAGCCGGAGCAGATCGAGAAGTATCTCGACGACGGGCGATGCTTTATCGACGCCGAGGCCATCGAACGGGCTCTGGATGCCAACAGGAAGCCCGATCCGAAGCGGGTCAGAGACATTGTGCAGAAGTCTCTGGCCATCGAGACGCTGACGCCGGAGGAGACGGCGTGCCTGATCCACGTGGACGATCCCGAACTGCTCGCCGAGATGCGGCAGGCAGCGCAGGCGGTCAAGATCAAGGTCTACGACAATCGCATCGTAACATTTGCGCCGTTGTATCTGGGCAATCTGTGCGTCAACAACTGCGCGTACTGCGGTTTCCGCAGCAGCAACGGCTCGGAACATCGCCGCGTGCTGACGCTCGACGAGGTCCGGCGGGAGATCGAAGTCCTGGCCGGGCAGATCGGCCACAAGCGGCTGATCGTCGTCTACGGCGAACACCCGGCCACCGACGTTCAGTACATCGCCTCGACACTCCAGGCGATTGCAGATGTGAAGGTCAAGACACGGAGAGGCTGGGGCCAGATTCGCCGCTGCAACGTCAATGCGGCCCCGATGTCGGTCGAAGAGCTGGCCATGCTCAACGAGGTCGGCATCGGCACGTTCCAGGTGTTCCAGGAGACGTATCACCGACCGACCTACGAGCGGCTGCATCCGCAGAACACCATCAAGGGCAACTACCTTTGGCGGCTTTATGCGATGCACCGCGCGATGGAGGCCGGCATCGACGACGTCGGGATCGCCCCGCTGCTCGGCCTCTACGACTGGCGGTTCGAGGTGATGGCGCTGCTGTATCACGCCATCGAACTCGAGGCGAAGTTCGGCATCGGGCCGCACACGATCTCGTTCCCGCGAATCGAGCCGGCGCACAACACGCCGTTGACCCAGAACCCGGGATATGCCGTCGGCGACGAGGAATTCAAGAAGCTGGTGACTGTCATCCGGCTGGCGGTTCCGTATACCGGCATGATCCTCACCGCACGGGAAGACGCCCAACTGCGGCGAGAGGTCCTGCCGCTGGGCTGCACCCAGACCGATGCATCGAGCCGGATCGGGATCGGCGGCTACGCCGATCTGATCGACGGCGATCAGCAGGGCGACCGCCAGCAGTTCCTTCTGGGCGACACCCGTTCGCTCGATACCGTGGTCCGGGAGTTGGCCGAGGCCGGCTGCATCACGTCCTTCTGCACCGCCGGCTATCGCTGCGGGCGAACCGGGCAGAAGATCATGGGACTGTTGCGGAGCGGCAAGGAAGGGCAGTTCTGCAAGCTCAACGCCGTCATCACATTCCGGGAATGGCTCGATGATTTCGGCAGTCCCGAGACGATTGCGGTCGGCGAGAAGGTGATCGCCCAAGAGATCGAGCAGGTCAGAGAGAAGATGCCGGAGATCTTTGACCAGTTCATGCGCTATTACGAGAAAACTCAGGCCGGCGATAGAGACCTGTATTTCTGACAAGAGTTCTGTAAAATGGAGGTTAGGCCTACATTGCTCAAGGAAATCGTTCTTCTGATTTCCTTGAGTGATTACGACAACAAACTACATCTGCAGGGTTACGGTTATGGGAGGAAAAATCAAGACACCGATTTTTCCTCCCATAAGTAGGCCTAACCTCCATTTTTCAGAACCCCAATTTCTGACAAGAGATTTGACGAGGACATTGG is a genomic window containing:
- the nuoF gene encoding NADH-quinone oxidoreductase subunit NuoF, which gives rise to MATTYGIIVCDGTPCINSGARTLTSALQEQLDRHGLRDRVTISLSGCLGMCDKGPILVVNPGYTIYGHVTEADIPEIIEEHLVHGRPLARLAIQEDHLYNRFFRVFGDEKFFGKQMRIALRNCGIIDPENIDDYLSLRGFEALAKALTELTPEQVVAEVEKSGLRGRGGAGFPTGLKWKFTAAQKATPKYVICNADEGDPGAFMDRSAIEGDPHTVVEGMVIGGYAVGASKGIVYIRAEYPLAIRRITKAVEDARAHGLLGENILGSDFSFDIEIRLGAGAFVCGEETALIHSIEGARGMPRPRPPYPSVQGLFGRPTLINNVETWANIPVILLDGANWFRTVGTENSKGTKVFALAGKVVNTGLIEVPMGTTLREIIYEVGGGIPDGKKFKAVQTGGPSGGCLPEGYLDTSIDYDSLARAGSIMGSGGMIVIDEDSCMVDIAKFFLEFTQNESCGKCTPCREGTKRMLEILTRITEGQGRPGDVEKLERLGDTIQKASLCGLGQSAPNPVLSTIKNFREEYEEHIHEKRCRARACTNLVTYQITEKCVGCGACRRVCPVAAITGAAKKLHVIDQDKCVKCGMCFNTCKFDAIAKV
- a CDS encoding NADH-dependent [FeFe] hydrogenase, group A6 translates to MDNSKITITINNQPYKVDPGQTVMQAADQCGYRIPRLCYHPKLSIEGACRVCIVQIEGVRNYVASCAYPVADGMKVHTNTKELRRARRDIVELLLDNHPMDCHTCDRDSNCELQRLAYSMGIRQRHFEGERKHYEIDLSSTSVVRNPDKCILCGRCVRMCSEIQGVHCLTQAHRGFNTVVMPAYNLPFAETVCTTCGQCINVCPTASFVEKNYTQDLFEKLNDPDLITVAQVAPSVRAAIGEGFGLPPGRNMEGQIAATLRHMGFNYVFDTQFSADLTIMEEASEFLERVQSKGPLPLITSCSSAWMKYLEQFYPDLIENISTAKSPMSMASAMIKTYFAEKIKVDPQKILSVAFMCCTAKKYEAARPELDVRGMRATDIVITTRELAWMAKSAGIDFVNIKPEKFDEPLGLSSGAGAIFGVTGGVMEAAIRTAYELCTGETLIDIELNDIRGFKGIKEAKVVLDGQELRIAVAHGLGNAHEVLEMVRKDRSRFHFVEVMGCPGGCIGGGGQPYATANSIPLDEECLRLRAQALYGLDREKTIRRSHENPDVQRLYREFLGRPLSEKSHELLHTHYKAHLPKGIVSPNLKVV
- the hydG gene encoding [FeFe] hydrogenase H-cluster radical SAM maturase HydG; its protein translation is MTTVAFNNNTTASVADWIKDRIKPEQIEKYLDDGRCFIDAEAIERALDANRKPDPKRVRDIVQKSLAIETLTPEETACLIHVDDPELLAEMRQAAQAVKIKVYDNRIVTFAPLYLGNLCVNNCAYCGFRSSNGSEHRRVLTLDEVRREIEVLAGQIGHKRLIVVYGEHPATDVQYIASTLQAIADVKVKTRRGWGQIRRCNVNAAPMSVEELAMLNEVGIGTFQVFQETYHRPTYERLHPQNTIKGNYLWRLYAMHRAMEAGIDDVGIAPLLGLYDWRFEVMALLYHAIELEAKFGIGPHTISFPRIEPAHNTPLTQNPGYAVGDEEFKKLVTVIRLAVPYTGMILTAREDAQLRREVLPLGCTQTDASSRIGIGGYADLIDGDQQGDRQQFLLGDTRSLDTVVRELAEAGCITSFCTAGYRCGRTGQKIMGLLRSGKEGQFCKLNAVITFREWLDDFGSPETIAVGEKVIAQEIEQVREKMPEIFDQFMRYYEKTQAGDRDLYF